One part of the Polycyclovorans algicola TG408 genome encodes these proteins:
- the ppk1 gene encoding polyphosphate kinase 1: MAVDGMAPTELLLNRELSLLEFNQRVLAQAQDDRVPLLERLKFLCISSSNLDEFFEIRVAGLQQMAEVNPGTRGPDGLSPAETLSAIAVRAHDLVAEQYRVFNDELLPALEAEQIRFLRRSEWSPEQDAWLNRFFHDELLPVLSPLGLDPAHPFPRILNKSLNFIVQLSGKDAFGRNTGFAVVQAPRALPRLIQIPRDVTGSGPHDFVFLSSVIHAYVDDLFPGMAASGCYQFRVTRNADLLVDEEDAEDLLEALEGELSQRQWGDTVRLEVAHNCPEAMWHYIMDEIQLTPADVYQVNGPVNLNRLMALPDLVERPQLKYPPHTPRPGKALASGDIFAAIRERDHLLHHPYDSFSPVLEFIRQSAKDPRVLAIKQTLYRTGSKSLVVDALCDAARAGKEVTVVIELRARFDEADNINLAERLQDVGAHVVYGVVGYKTHAKMCLVVRREEGAAQLPGGLRYYTHLGTGNYHPKTARLYTDYGLFTADAKIGKDAHAVFLQLTSLGKVIKLNRLLQSPFTLNEGMHARIEREMAHAEAGRPARLIAKMNALVEPEIIKKLYAASAAGVKIELLVRGMCSLRPGVPGLSENITVRSIIGRFLEHHRVIYFLNNGEEEIWLSSADWMERNLFRRVEIAFPVLDKALRARLLQQLEAYVLDTAQSWQLQPDGRYLRLETANDVVPVQQQLMDEAI; the protein is encoded by the coding sequence ATGGCAGTGGATGGCATGGCCCCGACCGAGTTGCTGCTCAATCGCGAGTTATCGTTACTCGAGTTCAACCAGCGGGTGCTGGCCCAGGCGCAGGATGATCGGGTTCCGCTGCTGGAGCGGCTGAAATTTCTGTGCATTTCCAGCTCCAATCTCGACGAGTTTTTCGAGATTCGCGTTGCCGGCCTGCAGCAGATGGCCGAGGTCAACCCCGGCACTCGCGGGCCTGACGGTCTCAGCCCCGCCGAGACGCTGTCCGCCATTGCGGTGCGCGCCCACGACCTGGTCGCCGAACAATACCGGGTGTTCAACGACGAGCTGTTGCCGGCGCTGGAGGCCGAGCAGATTCGCTTTCTGCGCCGCTCGGAATGGTCGCCCGAGCAGGACGCGTGGCTGAATCGCTTTTTCCATGACGAGCTCCTGCCGGTGCTGTCGCCCCTGGGGCTGGACCCGGCGCACCCTTTTCCGCGCATCCTCAACAAGTCGCTGAACTTCATCGTCCAGTTGTCGGGCAAGGATGCCTTTGGCCGCAACACCGGCTTCGCGGTGGTGCAGGCGCCGCGCGCGCTGCCTCGGTTGATCCAGATTCCGCGTGACGTCACCGGCAGTGGGCCGCACGATTTCGTGTTTCTGTCGAGCGTGATTCACGCCTATGTCGATGACCTGTTCCCCGGCATGGCGGCCAGCGGCTGCTACCAGTTTCGGGTGACGCGCAACGCCGACCTGCTGGTCGACGAGGAAGACGCCGAAGATTTGCTGGAGGCGCTGGAAGGCGAGCTGTCGCAGCGTCAGTGGGGCGACACCGTACGGCTGGAAGTGGCGCACAACTGCCCCGAGGCGATGTGGCACTACATCATGGACGAGATTCAACTCACGCCCGCCGATGTTTACCAGGTCAACGGGCCGGTCAATCTCAACCGGCTGATGGCGCTCCCCGACCTGGTCGAGCGGCCGCAACTCAAGTATCCGCCGCACACGCCGCGGCCCGGCAAGGCGCTGGCCAGTGGCGATATTTTTGCCGCCATCCGCGAGCGCGATCATTTGCTGCACCACCCCTACGACAGCTTCTCGCCGGTTCTGGAGTTCATTCGTCAGTCGGCCAAAGATCCGCGCGTGCTGGCCATCAAGCAGACCCTGTACCGCACCGGCTCGAAGAGCCTGGTGGTCGACGCCCTGTGCGACGCGGCGCGCGCCGGCAAGGAAGTGACGGTGGTCATCGAGCTGCGTGCACGCTTTGACGAGGCCGACAACATCAACCTCGCCGAGCGCCTGCAGGACGTCGGTGCCCACGTGGTGTACGGCGTGGTCGGCTACAAGACGCACGCCAAGATGTGTCTGGTGGTGCGTCGCGAGGAAGGCGCCGCACAGCTGCCCGGCGGCTTGCGCTACTACACCCACCTGGGCACCGGTAACTACCATCCCAAAACTGCCCGGCTCTACACCGACTATGGCCTGTTTACTGCCGACGCCAAGATCGGCAAGGATGCGCACGCGGTGTTTCTGCAGCTCACCAGCCTCGGCAAGGTGATCAAGCTCAACCGGCTGCTGCAGTCGCCGTTCACGCTCAACGAGGGCATGCACGCGCGCATCGAGCGCGAAATGGCGCACGCCGAAGCCGGCCGGCCGGCGCGACTGATCGCCAAGATGAATGCCCTGGTCGAGCCGGAGATCATCAAGAAGCTCTACGCCGCCTCGGCGGCCGGCGTGAAGATCGAGCTGCTGGTGCGCGGCATGTGCTCGCTACGGCCCGGCGTGCCAGGGCTGTCCGAGAACATCACGGTGCGCTCCATCATCGGACGCTTCCTGGAGCACCACCGCGTCATTTACTTCCTCAACAACGGCGAGGAAGAGATTTGGCTGTCGAGCGCCGACTGGATGGAACGCAACCTTTTCCGTCGCGTCGAGATCGCCTTCCCGGTGCTCGACAAGGCGCTGCGGGCAAGACTGCTGCAGCAACTCGAGGCTTACGTGCTCGACACGGCGCAGAGCTGGCAGCTTCAGCCTGACGGCCGGTACCTGAGACTGGAGACCGCCAACGACGTGGTGCCGGTTCAGCAACAGTTGATGGATGAGGCGATTTAA
- a CDS encoding NAD(P)/FAD-dependent oxidoreductase — MSSNAQGSSGSAAQRHRVVIVGGGFGGLHAAKHLGASDYDVTLLDKRNFQLFQPLLYQVATGALTIGDIAIPQRVVLRKARNVTCLTATAYDIDTDHKVVRHEFGETPYDTLVVATGVKHHYFGKDEWRAFAPGLKTAEHAIEMRRKIFGAFERAEMTDDLKLRDELQTFVIVGAGPTGVELAGAIGELAQKVMVRDFRRIDSRESRVLLIEGAPQVLPAFDEKLRVAARRHLEALGVQVMTSTMVENVSAEGVRIRKGETTTEIRARTVLWAAGVRASLFGQILAERLGVPLDRGGRVRVEPDCSLPGHPDIFVIGDLARLTDARGREVPGLAPAAIQQGRYVATTLKRRAKRKTALKPFYYRDWGSMAVIGMNRAVGDLRAFKTTGTLAWFLWAFVHIRALIDGSQRVRVFVQWVWKYLTRHIGDRLVTGAPTSTKTLRAERLGDPPSMP, encoded by the coding sequence TTGAGCAGCAACGCGCAGGGTTCGTCGGGTTCAGCCGCACAACGGCATCGGGTTGTGATTGTCGGTGGCGGTTTCGGCGGGCTCCACGCCGCCAAGCACCTGGGCGCATCGGACTACGATGTGACGCTGCTCGACAAGCGTAATTTTCAGTTGTTTCAGCCGCTGCTGTATCAGGTCGCGACCGGCGCGTTGACCATCGGCGACATCGCCATTCCGCAGCGGGTGGTGCTGCGCAAGGCGCGCAACGTGACCTGCCTGACCGCCACCGCGTATGACATCGACACTGACCATAAGGTGGTGCGGCACGAGTTTGGCGAGACGCCTTACGACACCTTGGTGGTCGCCACCGGGGTCAAGCACCACTATTTTGGCAAGGACGAGTGGCGGGCTTTTGCGCCAGGGCTGAAGACCGCCGAGCACGCCATCGAGATGCGCCGCAAAATTTTTGGCGCATTCGAGCGCGCCGAAATGACCGACGACCTGAAGCTGCGGGACGAACTGCAGACCTTCGTGATCGTCGGCGCCGGGCCCACCGGAGTCGAGCTGGCCGGCGCCATTGGCGAGCTGGCGCAGAAAGTCATGGTGCGTGATTTCCGCCGCATCGATTCACGCGAATCCCGCGTCCTGCTGATTGAGGGCGCGCCGCAGGTGTTGCCCGCCTTCGATGAAAAACTGCGCGTCGCAGCACGGCGGCATCTTGAGGCGCTAGGCGTTCAGGTGATGACCTCAACGATGGTCGAGAACGTGAGTGCCGAGGGCGTGCGCATTCGCAAGGGCGAGACCACCACCGAAATTCGTGCCCGTACCGTGCTGTGGGCGGCCGGGGTACGTGCCTCGCTGTTCGGGCAGATTCTTGCCGAACGCCTCGGCGTGCCTTTGGACCGGGGGGGACGGGTGCGGGTCGAGCCGGATTGCTCGTTGCCCGGGCACCCCGACATTTTCGTGATTGGCGACCTTGCGCGGCTGACCGACGCGCGCGGCCGTGAGGTACCGGGCCTCGCGCCCGCCGCCATTCAGCAGGGGCGCTACGTCGCCACCACCCTGAAACGGCGGGCCAAGCGCAAGACCGCGCTCAAGCCTTTTTACTACCGTGACTGGGGCTCAATGGCGGTGATTGGCATGAACCGCGCGGTGGGCGACCTGCGCGCGTTCAAGACCACCGGCACTCTGGCGTGGTTCCTGTGGGCGTTCGTGCACATTCGCGCGCTGATCGATGGCTCGCAGCGGGTGCGGGTGTTCGTGCAGTGGGTGTGGAAATACCTCACCCGTCACATTGGTGACCGTTTGGTGACCGGCGCGCCGACCAGCACCAAGACCCTGCGCGCCGAACGGCTCGGTGATCCGCCGTCGATGCCCTAG
- a CDS encoding EcsC family protein, whose amino-acid sequence MTDAPLATMLTVPEGALTDYEQKVLNDLLRWQQQGPSWGTRLLAKPSGAAVQAVQNMVPVEVLRAGLTKANQFARKVDDRRDVLKRSGLPNEVALGAQSLEAADRLAIQISRRAMILGGVGGGVLGVTGAAGMVIDIPLLLTLALRTIHRTGYCYGELLDEAERERLAVGIFALASANSLDEKTSALEALASGRDVVDDAWRDGLERVAEREMAKDAAAYSVQTLASRIGLHLGARKGAGVVPVLGALVGSSMNAWYLHDVSQTARRVFQWRRIAARRPAEAAEASAPA is encoded by the coding sequence ATGACCGATGCCCCGCTGGCGACAATGTTGACCGTGCCCGAAGGCGCCCTCACCGACTATGAGCAAAAAGTGCTCAATGACCTGTTGCGCTGGCAGCAGCAGGGGCCGAGCTGGGGCACGCGACTGCTGGCCAAGCCATCCGGCGCGGCGGTACAGGCCGTGCAGAACATGGTGCCGGTGGAAGTGCTGCGCGCCGGTCTGACCAAGGCTAACCAGTTTGCGCGCAAAGTCGATGACCGCCGCGACGTGCTCAAGCGCTCGGGTCTGCCCAACGAGGTGGCGCTGGGCGCGCAGTCGCTGGAAGCGGCCGACCGGCTGGCCATCCAGATTTCGCGCCGGGCGATGATTCTGGGCGGGGTCGGCGGCGGCGTGCTCGGCGTGACCGGCGCCGCCGGCATGGTGATCGACATCCCGCTGCTGCTGACGCTGGCGCTGCGCACCATTCACCGCACCGGCTACTGCTACGGCGAGCTGCTCGATGAGGCCGAGCGCGAGCGCCTGGCGGTGGGCATCTTCGCGCTGGCCTCGGCCAACAGCCTCGATGAAAAAACCTCGGCGCTGGAAGCCCTGGCCAGCGGTCGCGACGTGGTTGACGACGCCTGGCGCGACGGCCTGGAGCGGGTCGCCGAGCGCGAGATGGCCAAGGATGCCGCCGCCTACAGCGTGCAGACGCTGGCATCGCGCATCGGTCTACATCTTGGCGCGCGCAAGGGTGCGGGCGTGGTGCCGGTGCTCGGCGCCCTGGTCGGGAGTTCGATGAACGCGTGGTACCTGCACGATGTGTCGCAGACGGCGCGGCGGGTGTTTCAGTGGCGACGAATCGCCGCCCGACGGCCAGCGGAAGCCGCCGAGGCAAGCGCCCCCGCGTGA
- a CDS encoding NRDE family protein, whose translation MCLIACAFRAHPTFELILAGNRDEFHARPTAGAAAWDDALQVVGGRDLEAGGSWLALSGQRRLAAVTNVRRMAQTPHGAPSRGALVADFVRGDVSAAAAAQTLLGVAQTYAGFNLLLWDGVTLEYVSNRPAPRHDTLPPGVYGLSNDALDTPWPKLLRLRAAMHDVTAQRRPVDALFDALADPQPADAAELPDTGIGTELERFLSPPFIRDTRYGTRASTVVTVPYVGTATLTERRFGPDGHPLGERTLKAAP comes from the coding sequence ATGTGCCTGATTGCCTGCGCCTTTCGCGCGCACCCCACCTTCGAGTTGATCCTGGCCGGCAACCGTGACGAATTTCACGCGCGGCCGACGGCAGGCGCGGCGGCCTGGGACGATGCGCTGCAGGTCGTTGGCGGACGCGACCTCGAAGCCGGCGGCAGTTGGCTGGCGCTGTCCGGCCAGCGCCGACTGGCAGCGGTGACCAATGTGCGGCGCATGGCACAGACCCCGCACGGTGCACCCTCGCGCGGCGCGCTGGTGGCCGACTTCGTTCGCGGCGACGTCTCGGCGGCAGCCGCGGCGCAGACGCTGTTGGGCGTGGCCCAAACCTACGCCGGCTTCAACCTGCTGCTGTGGGATGGCGTGACGCTTGAATACGTCAGCAACCGCCCGGCACCGCGCCACGACACGCTGCCGCCAGGCGTCTATGGCTTGTCCAACGACGCGCTCGACACACCATGGCCCAAGCTGCTGCGCCTGCGCGCCGCAATGCACGACGTGACGGCGCAGCGACGCCCGGTTGATGCCCTGTTCGACGCGCTCGCCGACCCGCAGCCCGCCGACGCCGCCGAACTGCCCGACACCGGCATCGGCACCGAGCTGGAGCGCTTTTTGTCACCGCCGTTCATCCGTGACACCCGCTACGGCACCCGCGCTTCGACCGTGGTCACCGTGCCTTATGTCGGCACCGCCACCCTGACTGAACGACGCTTCGGCCCAGACGGACACCCGCTGGGCGAGCGCACGCTAAAGGCTGCGCCTTGA
- a CDS encoding methylated-DNA--[protein]-cysteine S-methyltransferase, with protein sequence MTGWDALIDTPLGPMGATATASGVTRLHFDPRPRSAHSSGGGAHHLHALRTQLAEYFAGQRRHFELPLAATGSVFQHRVWALLRAIDCGDTRSYGELARALGDAGAARAVGLANVQNPLAIIVPCHRVIGANGHLTGYAGGLARKQALLELEGALSKSLF encoded by the coding sequence TTGACCGGCTGGGATGCCTTGATCGACACGCCCCTGGGTCCGATGGGCGCCACCGCCACGGCGTCCGGGGTAACGCGGCTGCACTTCGATCCGAGGCCGCGCTCGGCGCATTCATCAGGCGGCGGCGCGCATCACCTTCACGCCCTGCGAACTCAACTGGCTGAATATTTCGCCGGGCAGCGTCGCCACTTTGAATTGCCGCTGGCGGCCACCGGCAGCGTCTTCCAGCACCGGGTCTGGGCGCTGCTGCGGGCCATCGACTGCGGCGACACCCGCAGCTACGGCGAGCTGGCCCGCGCCTTGGGCGATGCCGGCGCAGCCCGGGCCGTGGGGCTGGCCAATGTACAAAATCCGCTGGCCATCATCGTGCCCTGCCACCGGGTGATTGGCGCCAACGGCCATTTGACGGGCTATGCCGGCGGACTGGCGCGCAAGCAGGCGCTGCTCGAACTGGAGGGCGCGCTCAGCAAAAGCCTGTTCTGA
- a CDS encoding SDR family oxidoreductase, which translates to MPVALVTGAAARVGAAIAETLHGQGFRVVIHCRNSRVDADALAAQLNGVRAASAAVVQGDLADLAALPALAAEARAHWGRLDALVNNASSYFRSPLAAVTPAQFNDLIGSNLAAPLFLSQACAAFDELRNIVNIVDVHARQPRAGYAPYFAAKAGLWTLTEALAAELAPRVRVNAVAPGHMIWATQPTLTPQQQDAELARIPLGRLGGAAQVAKAVGFLLSDAADYITGTVLPVDGGLRFG; encoded by the coding sequence ATGCCGGTCGCGCTGGTCACTGGCGCAGCGGCGCGGGTCGGCGCCGCAATTGCTGAAACCCTGCACGGGCAGGGTTTTCGAGTGGTGATTCACTGCCGCAATTCGCGTGTTGACGCCGACGCCCTGGCGGCGCAGCTCAACGGCGTGCGCGCCGCCAGTGCGGCCGTCGTACAGGGTGACCTTGCCGATCTGGCCGCGCTGCCGGCGTTGGCCGCCGAAGCGCGGGCGCATTGGGGGCGTCTCGATGCATTGGTCAACAACGCGTCGTCGTACTTCCGCTCGCCGCTGGCGGCGGTGACGCCGGCGCAGTTCAACGACCTGATCGGCAGCAATCTGGCGGCGCCGCTGTTTCTTTCGCAGGCCTGTGCGGCCTTTGACGAGCTGCGCAACATCGTCAACATCGTCGACGTGCACGCCCGCCAGCCGCGCGCTGGCTACGCGCCGTACTTCGCTGCCAAGGCGGGGCTTTGGACGCTCACCGAAGCACTCGCCGCAGAGCTGGCGCCGCGCGTGCGGGTCAATGCGGTGGCGCCGGGTCACATGATCTGGGCCACGCAGCCGACGTTGACACCGCAGCAGCAAGACGCCGAGCTGGCGCGCATTCCGTTGGGGCGACTCGGCGGCGCTGCGCAAGTCGCCAAGGCGGTGGGCTTTCTGCTGTCGGACGCCGCCGACTACATCACCGGCACGGTGCTGCCGGTCGATGGCGGCCTGCGTTTCGGCTGA
- a CDS encoding undecaprenyl-diphosphate phosphatase, which translates to MNDWLSALLLGVIEGLTEFLPISSTGHLLIAQEWLGRRSDLFNVAIQAGAIVAVCLVYRARLMQLATGWQVPEHRRYTLQIAGAFMITAVLGLTAKLMGVELPETVTPIALALIIGGLVIFAVEAWAKRQPSHETVTWTVMIAVGVAQIIAGIFPGTSRSAMAIFAGMLAGLTHRPKAAEFAFLVGIPTMFAATGFELMKVLLDAEATAAEHWGQLLLAFVVSAVVGFAAVRWLLGFISKHSFVPFGWYRIALGLLLLAYFGFGDGPAES; encoded by the coding sequence ATGAATGACTGGCTGTCGGCGCTACTGCTGGGCGTCATCGAAGGCTTGACCGAGTTTTTGCCGATCTCCTCGACCGGCCATTTGCTGATCGCGCAGGAGTGGCTGGGCCGTCGCAGTGACCTGTTCAACGTGGCGATTCAGGCCGGTGCAATTGTCGCGGTGTGCCTGGTTTACCGCGCGCGCCTGATGCAGCTCGCCACCGGCTGGCAGGTGCCCGAGCACCGCCGCTATACGCTGCAAATTGCCGGCGCGTTCATGATCACCGCCGTCCTCGGCCTCACCGCCAAGCTCATGGGCGTCGAGCTGCCAGAAACCGTCACGCCCATCGCGCTGGCCCTGATTATCGGCGGGCTGGTGATCTTCGCCGTCGAAGCCTGGGCCAAACGCCAGCCGTCGCACGAAACGGTGACTTGGACGGTCATGATTGCCGTCGGGGTGGCGCAGATCATTGCCGGCATTTTTCCGGGCACCTCGCGCTCGGCAATGGCCATTTTTGCCGGCATGCTCGCGGGGCTGACCCACCGCCCCAAGGCGGCGGAGTTCGCATTTTTGGTGGGCATTCCGACCATGTTTGCGGCCACCGGCTTTGAACTGATGAAAGTGTTGCTCGACGCTGAGGCCACCGCTGCCGAGCACTGGGGCCAGTTGCTGCTGGCTTTTGTGGTGTCCGCGGTGGTGGGCTTCGCGGCGGTCCGATGGTTGCTGGGCTTTATCTCCAAGCACAGCTTCGTGCCATTCGGCTGGTATCGCATCGCGCTGGGGCTTTTGCTGCTGGCGTATTTCGGCTTCGGTGACGGTCCGGCCGAGTCATAA
- a CDS encoding UDP-2,3-diacylglucosamine diphosphatase translates to MNAAPTNIAAPRKPRAARKSTSDKPHFRTLWISDVHLGTVGCKADHLVDFLKANECDTLYLVGDIIDGWKLKKNFYWPQEHTNVIRKILTKSKRGTQVYYVTGNHDEFLRKFVGFELALGNIKVVNEHIHTTADGRELLITHGDAFDVITRYHAWVAMAGDVAYEATLRFNYWFNRGRSLLGMRYWSLSAFAKQRVKAAVNVVSTYEESVARECQRRGLDGVVCGHIHHAEISQRHGVTYHNCGDWVESCTALAEDHNGQIRILRWVELDHLNQRSDAKVTPIRASA, encoded by the coding sequence ATGAACGCTGCGCCCACCAATATCGCCGCACCGCGCAAGCCGAGAGCCGCGCGCAAATCGACGTCAGACAAGCCGCACTTCCGCACGTTGTGGATCTCTGACGTGCATCTGGGCACGGTCGGCTGCAAGGCCGACCACCTGGTTGATTTTCTGAAGGCCAACGAGTGCGACACGCTGTACCTGGTGGGCGACATCATCGACGGCTGGAAGCTCAAGAAAAACTTCTACTGGCCGCAGGAACACACCAACGTGATCCGCAAGATTCTCACCAAGTCGAAGCGTGGCACGCAGGTCTATTACGTGACCGGCAACCACGACGAGTTCCTGCGCAAGTTCGTCGGCTTTGAACTGGCACTGGGCAACATCAAGGTCGTCAACGAGCACATCCACACCACCGCCGACGGTCGTGAACTGCTGATCACCCACGGCGACGCGTTCGACGTGATCACCCGCTACCACGCGTGGGTGGCGATGGCCGGTGATGTCGCCTACGAGGCCACCCTGCGCTTCAACTACTGGTTCAACCGCGGTCGCAGCCTGCTGGGCATGCGCTACTGGTCGCTGTCGGCGTTCGCCAAGCAGCGTGTCAAGGCAGCGGTCAACGTGGTCTCAACCTATGAAGAATCGGTGGCGCGCGAGTGCCAGCGGCGCGGCCTCGACGGTGTGGTCTGTGGCCACATCCACCATGCCGAGATCAGTCAGCGTCACGGCGTGACGTATCACAACTGTGGTGACTGGGTCGAAAGCTGCACCGCCCTGGCCGAAGACCACAACGGCCAGATTCGCATCCTGCGCTGGGTCGAGCTCGACCACCTCAACCAGCGCAGCGACGCCAAGGTCACACCGATACGCGCAAGCGCCTAA